From the genome of Arthrobacter sp. SLBN-122:
GCGGACCGTACGGTGACGGTGCGGGTGCCCTGTTGATCTTCAGCGCAGCGGATGAAGCCGCCCTCAACTCGATCCTCAAGCAGGACCCGTTCGCCGCAGCCGGCGTGATCGCCGGAACCCGCATCACGGAATGGTCTCCGGTAACCGGCATGCTGGCCGGGATTGCCGCGTAGCCGCCTTTTTACCCTTTCAACTCAAGGAGTCCACGTGACCTCGGTCAGCCTGGGAATGCCGTCAGCACCACCGCCCGTCCTTGCCCCCCGCCGCAAGACGCGCCAGATCAAAGTCGGCTCGGTTGGCGTTGGATCTGATTTCCCCATCAGCGTGCAGTCCATGACCACCACGCCCACCACCGACATCAATGCCACGCTGCAGCAAATCGCTGAACTCACGGCATCCGGCTGCGACATTGTCCGCGTTGCCTGCCCCTCCGCTGACGACGCAGA
Proteins encoded in this window:
- a CDS encoding YciI family protein, with the translated sequence MTVFAVEYVYAANSTETRNEVRPAHREWTGSLAQDGVIVASGPYGDGAGALLIFSAADEAALNSILKQDPFAAAGVIAGTRITEWSPVTGMLAGIAA